Proteins from a single region of Catenulispora acidiphila DSM 44928:
- a CDS encoding DUF3046 domain-containing protein, translating into MRLQDFWERMREELGPLADSFSRDHVMSDLGGRTVMEALRDGIDVKDIWAAVARDRELPFF; encoded by the coding sequence ATGCGGCTTCAAGATTTCTGGGAGCGGATGCGGGAGGAGCTCGGGCCGCTCGCCGACTCGTTCTCCCGGGACCATGTGATGAGCGACCTGGGCGGCCGGACCGTGATGGAGGCGCTGCGGGACGGCATCGACGTGAAGGACATCTGGGCCGCGGTCGCCAGAGATCGGGAATTGCCGTTCTTCTAG
- a CDS encoding regulatory protein RecX — protein MSAGWGRFQDEGAGPDWLAAEGESDGAPGWAAPGSGTGEDNTGAGSQGEPGWGARSTDASAAKSGAGSGQGEPSASDDGAPGWAAPAEPGTDSAPSGWASLGDSSGGRGAVPKPSKRSEPSKQSERGDSARSGQRRDFGEDRRGGSASASSASASASAKKSAAKKTSGGWSSRRKDRDPADADKPKPQLSREKLEQRAKNILMYHLGRQMQTRSQLADRLRKKEIPDDIAEAALDRFEELHLLNDTDYAEVFVRSRHNERGLAKRALGYELRKRGIDDETAAEALSTLDEDQEAATARRLVDSRLRGTRGLDPQVRTRRLVGMLARKGYSSSIAFRVVKEALAEEGLDVDLGDPGFD, from the coding sequence GTGAGCGCCGGTTGGGGCCGGTTCCAGGACGAGGGAGCCGGTCCCGACTGGTTGGCCGCGGAGGGGGAGAGCGACGGCGCGCCCGGGTGGGCCGCGCCGGGTTCTGGCACGGGGGAAGACAACACCGGAGCGGGCTCGCAGGGCGAGCCTGGTTGGGGCGCGCGGAGTACCGACGCGTCAGCAGCGAAGTCTGGAGCGGGCTCGGGGCAGGGCGAGCCGAGCGCATCTGACGACGGCGCGCCCGGCTGGGCCGCGCCCGCCGAGCCGGGCACCGATTCCGCGCCGAGCGGCTGGGCCTCGCTGGGCGATTCCTCCGGTGGCCGAGGCGCTGTGCCGAAGCCGTCGAAGCGATCGGAGCCGTCGAAGCAGTCGGAGCGCGGGGATTCGGCACGCTCCGGCCAGCGGCGCGACTTCGGCGAGGACCGGCGCGGCGGGTCGGCGTCGGCATCGTCTGCTTCAGCTTCGGCTTCGGCGAAGAAGAGCGCTGCCAAGAAGACCTCCGGCGGCTGGTCGTCGCGTCGCAAGGACCGGGATCCGGCCGATGCCGACAAGCCCAAGCCGCAGCTCTCGCGCGAGAAGCTGGAGCAGCGCGCGAAGAACATCTTGATGTACCACCTGGGCCGGCAGATGCAGACCCGCTCGCAGTTGGCCGATCGGCTGCGCAAGAAGGAGATCCCGGACGACATCGCCGAGGCGGCGCTCGATCGGTTCGAGGAGCTGCACCTGCTCAACGACACCGACTACGCCGAAGTCTTCGTCCGCTCCCGCCACAACGAGCGCGGGTTGGCCAAGCGGGCCCTGGGCTACGAGCTGCGCAAGCGCGGGATCGACGACGAGACCGCCGCCGAGGCGCTGTCCACGCTCGACGAGGACCAGGAAGCCGCCACCGCGCGCCGACTTGTCGACTCCCGGCTGCGCGGGACTCGCGGTCTGGATCCGCAGGTGCGCACCCGGCGGTTGGTCGGGATGCTCGCGCGCAAGGGTTACTCCTCCTCCATCGCCTTCCGGGTCGTGAAGGAGGCGCTGGCCGAGGAAGGGCTGGACGTCGATCTCGGCGATCCGGGCTTCGACTGA
- the rny gene encoding ribonuclease Y produces the protein MNVGGSRRINNLKKSAYEDFDKQVAELAQRAQAREGEHASAVVAAQRDLAAVHREAAEVRKQADAQAVQIREQAASAATVEMDRARRIRDEAEAETRVLKDDIRELRLDLERREARQAEREERLDADLRRTADKERELAAADAELERKRAELATLEDERRAILERAAALSAGEAKTELVKSIENQAKREAAVLIRQIEQEARDEGDKRARKTVALAIQRVASEQTAESVVSVLHLPSDDMKGRIIGREGRNIRAYESITGVNLIIDDSPEAVLLSCFDPVRREVGRLTLEELVLDGRIHPHRIEEIYERSKAKVETLCVRAGEDALMELGITDMHPELIALLGKLRYRTSYGQNVLKHLVESAHLASIMASELRLDPVLLKRCTVLHDIGKALTHEVEGSHALIGAEIARKYGEHDDVVHAIEAHHNEVEVRTVEAVLTQAADAISGGRPGARRESLEAYVKRLERLEQIAAEQEGVEKVFAMQAGREIRVMVVPDAVDDIQAQVIARDIAKQVEEELTYPGQIRITVVRESRATEYAR, from the coding sequence ATGAACGTCGGCGGTTCCCGCCGCATCAACAATCTCAAGAAGAGCGCCTACGAGGACTTCGACAAGCAGGTCGCCGAGCTGGCGCAGCGGGCTCAGGCGCGCGAGGGCGAGCACGCCTCCGCGGTCGTGGCCGCCCAGCGCGACCTGGCCGCCGTGCACCGGGAGGCCGCCGAGGTGCGCAAGCAGGCCGACGCCCAGGCCGTGCAGATCCGGGAGCAGGCGGCCTCCGCCGCGACCGTGGAGATGGACCGCGCGCGCCGGATCCGGGACGAGGCCGAGGCCGAGACGCGCGTGCTCAAGGACGACATCCGCGAGCTGCGGCTGGACCTGGAGCGGCGGGAGGCCCGGCAGGCCGAGCGCGAGGAGCGGCTGGACGCCGACCTGCGCCGGACCGCCGACAAGGAGCGCGAGCTGGCCGCGGCCGACGCCGAGCTGGAGCGCAAGCGGGCCGAGCTGGCGACGCTGGAGGACGAGCGGCGCGCGATCCTGGAGCGCGCCGCCGCGCTGTCCGCCGGCGAGGCCAAGACCGAGCTGGTGAAGTCGATCGAGAACCAGGCCAAGCGCGAGGCCGCGGTGCTGATCCGGCAGATCGAGCAGGAGGCGCGCGACGAGGGCGACAAGCGCGCCCGCAAGACCGTGGCCCTGGCCATCCAGCGGGTGGCCAGCGAGCAGACCGCCGAGTCCGTGGTCAGCGTGCTGCACCTGCCCAGCGATGACATGAAGGGCCGGATCATCGGGCGCGAGGGCCGGAACATCCGGGCCTACGAGTCGATCACCGGGGTCAACCTGATCATCGACGACTCGCCCGAGGCGGTCCTGCTGTCCTGCTTCGACCCGGTGCGCCGCGAGGTCGGCCGGCTCACGCTGGAGGAGCTGGTCCTGGACGGCCGGATCCACCCGCACCGCATCGAGGAGATCTACGAGCGCTCCAAGGCCAAGGTCGAGACGCTGTGCGTGCGCGCCGGCGAGGACGCGCTGATGGAGCTCGGCATCACCGACATGCACCCGGAGCTGATCGCCCTGCTCGGCAAGCTCCGCTACCGCACCTCCTACGGCCAGAACGTGCTCAAGCACCTGGTGGAGTCCGCGCACCTGGCCTCGATCATGGCCTCCGAGCTGCGGCTGGACCCGGTGCTGCTCAAGCGCTGCACGGTCCTGCACGACATCGGCAAGGCCCTGACCCACGAGGTCGAGGGCAGCCACGCGCTGATCGGCGCCGAGATCGCCCGCAAGTACGGCGAGCACGACGACGTCGTCCACGCCATCGAGGCGCACCACAACGAGGTCGAGGTCCGCACCGTCGAGGCGGTGCTGACGCAGGCCGCCGACGCGATCAGCGGCGGCCGCCCCGGCGCGCGCCGGGAATCGCTGGAGGCCTACGTCAAGCGTCTGGAGCGGCTGGAGCAGATCGCGGCCGAGCAGGAAGGCGTGGAGAAGGTCTTCGCCATGCAGGCCGGCCGCGAGATCCGGGTGATGGTCGTCCCCGACGCGGTCGACGACATCCAGGCGCAGGTCATCGCGCGGGACATCGCCAAGCAGGTCGAGGAGGAGCTGACCTACCCGGGACAGATCCGGATCACCGTGGTGCGGGAGTCGCGCGCGACCGAGTACGCACGCTGA
- the recA gene encoding recombinase RecA has protein sequence MAATTTDREKALDAALAQIERNFGKGSVMRLGARSVQPIDIIPTGSIALDVALGIGGLPRGRVVEIYGPESSGKTTIALHAVANAQKAGGQAAFIDAEHALDPDYARNIGVDTDLLLISQPDTGEQALEIADTLIRSGALDIIVIDSVAALVPKAEIEGEMGDSHVGLQARLMSQALRKLTGVIHQTNTTVIFINQLREKVGVMFGSPETTTGGRALKFYASVRLDIRRIETLKDGTEAVANRTRVKVVKNKVAPPFKQAEFDVVFGSGISREGSLIDMGVEHGFVKKAGAWFTYSEGQLGQGRENARRFLKENPDVADGLEKLIKEKLGIGPKLDEPADGATATVPAPAASADGAPAEEVAAKPAKTSRARKTAAAAAGAEE, from the coding sequence ATGGCGGCAACGACCACCGACCGCGAGAAGGCGCTCGACGCCGCCCTCGCCCAGATCGAGCGGAACTTCGGCAAGGGCTCCGTGATGCGCCTGGGCGCCCGCTCGGTGCAGCCGATCGACATCATCCCGACCGGCTCGATCGCCCTGGACGTGGCCCTGGGCATCGGCGGGCTGCCGCGCGGCCGGGTCGTGGAGATCTACGGCCCGGAGTCCTCCGGCAAGACCACGATCGCGCTGCACGCGGTCGCCAACGCGCAGAAGGCCGGCGGCCAGGCGGCGTTCATCGACGCCGAGCACGCGCTGGACCCGGACTACGCCCGGAACATCGGCGTGGACACCGACCTGCTGCTGATCTCCCAGCCGGACACCGGCGAGCAGGCGCTGGAGATCGCCGACACCCTGATCCGCTCCGGCGCGCTGGACATCATCGTCATCGACTCGGTCGCGGCCCTGGTGCCCAAGGCCGAGATCGAGGGCGAGATGGGTGACTCGCACGTCGGTCTGCAGGCCCGCCTGATGAGCCAGGCGCTGCGCAAGCTGACCGGGGTGATCCACCAGACCAACACCACGGTGATCTTCATCAACCAGCTGCGCGAGAAGGTCGGCGTGATGTTCGGCTCGCCGGAGACCACCACCGGCGGGCGCGCGCTGAAGTTCTACGCCTCGGTCCGCCTGGACATCCGGCGTATCGAGACGCTGAAGGACGGCACGGAGGCGGTCGCGAACCGCACCCGCGTGAAGGTCGTGAAGAACAAGGTCGCCCCGCCGTTCAAGCAGGCGGAGTTCGACGTGGTCTTCGGCTCCGGCATCTCGCGCGAGGGCTCGCTGATCGACATGGGCGTCGAGCACGGGTTCGTGAAGAAGGCGGGCGCCTGGTTCACGTACTCGGAAGGCCAGCTCGGCCAGGGCCGGGAGAACGCGCGCCGGTTCCTGAAGGAGAACCCGGACGTCGCCGACGGCCTCGAGAAGCTGATCAAGGAGAAGCTGGGGATCGGGCCGAAGCTCGACGAGCCGGCCGACGGCGCGACGGCGACCGTGCCCGCGCCGGCCGCCTCCGCCGACGGTGCCCCGGCCGAGGAGGTCGCGGCCAAGCCGGCCAAGACCAGCCGGGCGCGCAAGACGGCTGCCGCCGCGGCCGGTGCGGAGGAGTAG
- a CDS encoding ATP-dependent helicase codes for MDRMAASIRKAGSAALSHFHPATQAWFTAAFAEPTTAQAGAWNALAEEKNALVVAPTGSGKTLAAFLAALDRLAFGPPPSEPKRRCRVLYVSPLKALAVDVERNLRAPLAGLKQAAARLGLPEPDVDIAVRSGDTPADQRRRFMTKPSDILITTPESLFLLLTSAARESLRGVETVIIDEVHAVAGTKRGSHLAVSLERLDALLERPARRIGLSATVRPAETVAQFLGGPHPVHIVAPKIAKTFDIRVSVPVEDMGALDTDDGELVAADQTGRRQVSVWPHVEAAVADLIERHRSTIVFTNSRRLAERLTGKLNEAHWERVTGGTAGSPGSPGSPGSDPERDARDPLEEPLSVKQVLAASPPAEVMAQAGQVSGAPPVLARAHHGSVSKEQRADIEEALKAGNLPAVVATSSLELGIDMGAVDLVIQVESPPSVAAGLQRVGRAGHQVGAISRGVIFPKYRGDLVQSAVVAERMASGSIEALKVVRNPLDVLAQQIIAMVAIEDWPAADLIALIRRAMPFTALPDSAYESVLDLLSGRYPSDEFAELKPRIVWDRVEGKLSARPGAQRLAVTSGGTIPDRGYFGVFLAGAKEGAKRVGELDEEMVYESRVGDVFTLGSSSWRIEDITHDRVLVSPAPGMPGKLPFWHGDALGRPLELGRALGGFLRELGKADEAVSKARLKESGLDEWAADNLLSYLREQKQATGRIPDDRTIVVERTRDELGDWKILVHSPFGAQVHAPWALAIGTRLRERYGLDAQVMHADDGIVLRLPDTDAADPTTETLGLLFGSDEIEEIVTGEIGGSALFASRFRECAGRALLLPRTRPGKRTPLWQQRQRSAQLLSVAAKHASFPIVLEAVREVLQDVYDVPGLIELCRDIEARKVRIVEVETAQPSPFARSLLFGYIAQFMYEGDSPLAERRAAALSLDPALLAELLGQTGLRDLLDPDILTALEEELQYLTPNRRARDGEDAADLLRLLGPLSTAEAAARGIEAAWLVDLESARRIIRVRIAGEERWAAIEDAGRLQDALGVPLPVGIPEAFTAVVADPLGDLVARYARTHGPFNAIEPATRFGIPASSVIAALERLAAAGRVLSGEFRPGGSGMEWCDAEVLRRVRRRTMAALRKEAEPVQPRALAMLLPAWQSVGRAAASPLRGTDGVLRVVEQLAGAVVPASALERLILPSRIVDYSPTMLDELTSSGEVVWAGAGSLAGDDGWVTLCPAELAPLLLPEPSEALDPGPVHEAILEALGEDAALFLRGIVARVSDTFSSGEVLSGLWDLLWAGYITNDTLAPLRGLLGSGKSAHKTRRPTPRGRYARFGVAAVAADQNASAAVSPSAAGRWSRLAPRIADPTRRAHLLGEVLLDRYGVVTRGSVMSEHIPGGYAGVYSVLSAYEEAGRTRRGYFVEGLGAAQFAAEGAVDRLRSLAAALETLQNREHEATGAALDDSVHKLMGTPHEYTPRRPKKDPERIGALVLAATDPANAYGAALPWPTRPTPEDPNATTNTGHKPGRKAGALVVLVDGALTLYVERGGRTLLSWTEDPAALQPAADALALTVRDGWLGKLTVSKTDGEDVLYAGKTSPLAQALAAAGFRTTPSGLRLRS; via the coding sequence ATGGACCGTATGGCAGCGTCTATCCGAAAGGCAGGGTCCGCGGCCCTGAGCCACTTCCACCCGGCCACCCAGGCCTGGTTCACGGCCGCGTTCGCCGAGCCCACGACCGCTCAGGCCGGAGCCTGGAACGCGCTCGCCGAGGAGAAGAACGCCCTGGTCGTGGCGCCGACCGGGTCCGGCAAGACGCTCGCGGCGTTCCTGGCCGCGCTGGACCGGCTGGCCTTCGGCCCGCCGCCGAGCGAGCCCAAGCGCCGCTGCCGCGTCCTGTACGTCTCGCCGCTGAAGGCGCTGGCCGTCGACGTCGAGCGCAACCTGCGCGCGCCGCTGGCCGGCCTGAAGCAGGCCGCCGCGCGCCTGGGCCTGCCCGAGCCGGACGTCGACATCGCGGTCCGCTCCGGCGACACCCCGGCCGACCAGCGGCGCAGATTCATGACCAAGCCCTCGGACATCCTGATCACCACCCCCGAGTCGCTGTTCCTGCTCCTCACCTCCGCCGCCCGCGAGTCGCTGCGCGGCGTGGAGACGGTGATCATCGACGAGGTCCACGCGGTCGCCGGGACCAAGCGCGGCTCCCACCTGGCCGTCTCCCTGGAGCGGCTGGACGCGCTGCTGGAGCGGCCGGCGCGGCGGATCGGGCTGTCGGCGACCGTGCGGCCGGCCGAGACCGTCGCGCAGTTCCTCGGCGGTCCGCATCCGGTGCACATCGTCGCGCCGAAGATCGCCAAGACCTTCGACATCCGGGTCTCGGTGCCGGTCGAGGACATGGGAGCGCTGGACACCGACGACGGCGAGCTGGTCGCCGCCGACCAGACCGGGCGCCGGCAGGTGTCGGTGTGGCCGCATGTCGAGGCGGCGGTGGCGGACCTGATCGAGCGGCACCGCTCGACGATCGTCTTCACCAACTCCCGGCGGCTGGCCGAGCGGCTGACCGGCAAGCTGAACGAGGCGCACTGGGAGCGGGTCACCGGCGGCACCGCCGGTTCCCCCGGTTCCCCCGGTTCCCCCGGTTCCGACCCCGAGCGCGATGCTCGTGACCCTCTCGAGGAACCGCTGAGCGTGAAACAGGTGCTGGCAGCCTCGCCGCCGGCGGAAGTGATGGCTCAGGCCGGGCAGGTCTCCGGCGCCCCGCCGGTCCTGGCGCGCGCGCACCACGGCTCGGTGTCCAAGGAGCAGCGCGCCGACATCGAGGAGGCGCTGAAGGCGGGCAACCTTCCGGCCGTCGTCGCCACCTCCAGCCTGGAGCTGGGCATCGACATGGGCGCGGTGGACCTGGTGATCCAGGTGGAGTCGCCGCCGTCGGTGGCTGCCGGGCTGCAGCGCGTCGGGCGCGCCGGCCACCAGGTCGGCGCGATCTCGCGCGGCGTCATCTTCCCCAAGTACCGGGGCGACCTGGTGCAGTCGGCGGTGGTGGCCGAGCGGATGGCGTCGGGGTCCATCGAGGCGCTGAAGGTCGTGCGCAACCCGCTGGACGTACTGGCCCAGCAGATCATCGCGATGGTCGCGATCGAGGACTGGCCGGCCGCCGATCTCATCGCCCTGATCCGCCGCGCGATGCCGTTCACCGCGCTGCCGGACTCGGCCTACGAATCAGTGCTCGACCTGCTCTCCGGCCGCTACCCCTCGGACGAGTTCGCCGAGCTGAAGCCGCGCATCGTCTGGGACCGCGTCGAGGGCAAGCTCTCGGCCCGTCCCGGCGCGCAGCGGCTGGCCGTCACCTCCGGCGGCACCATCCCGGACCGCGGCTACTTCGGGGTCTTCCTCGCCGGCGCGAAGGAGGGCGCCAAGCGGGTCGGCGAGCTGGACGAGGAGATGGTCTACGAGTCGCGGGTCGGTGACGTGTTCACGCTGGGCTCCTCCTCCTGGCGCATCGAGGACATCACGCACGACCGCGTCCTGGTCTCCCCCGCCCCGGGCATGCCGGGCAAGCTGCCGTTCTGGCACGGCGACGCCCTGGGCCGTCCGCTGGAGCTGGGCCGCGCGCTCGGCGGCTTCCTGCGCGAGCTGGGCAAGGCCGACGAAGCGGTGTCGAAGGCCCGGCTGAAGGAGTCCGGCCTGGACGAATGGGCCGCCGACAACCTGCTGTCCTACCTGCGCGAGCAGAAGCAGGCCACCGGCCGTATCCCCGACGACCGCACCATCGTGGTCGAGCGCACCCGCGACGAACTCGGCGACTGGAAGATCCTGGTCCACTCCCCCTTCGGCGCCCAGGTGCACGCCCCCTGGGCTCTGGCCATCGGCACCCGCCTGCGCGAGCGCTACGGCTTGGACGCGCAGGTGATGCACGCCGACGACGGCATAGTGCTGCGCCTGCCGGACACCGACGCGGCCGACCCGACCACCGAAACCCTGGGCCTGCTGTTCGGCTCCGACGAGATCGAGGAGATCGTCACCGGCGAGATCGGCGGCTCGGCGCTGTTCGCCTCCCGCTTCCGCGAGTGCGCCGGTCGCGCGCTCCTTCTGCCGCGCACGCGCCCGGGCAAGCGCACGCCCCTGTGGCAGCAGCGGCAGCGGTCGGCGCAGCTGCTGTCGGTGGCGGCGAAGCACGCGAGCTTCCCGATCGTGCTGGAGGCCGTGCGCGAGGTGCTGCAGGACGTGTACGACGTGCCGGGGCTGATCGAGCTGTGCCGCGACATCGAGGCGCGCAAGGTGCGGATCGTCGAGGTGGAGACCGCGCAGCCCTCCCCGTTCGCCCGCTCCCTGCTGTTCGGCTACATCGCGCAGTTCATGTACGAGGGCGACTCCCCGCTGGCCGAGCGCCGCGCCGCCGCGCTGTCGCTGGATCCGGCGCTGCTGGCCGAACTCCTGGGCCAGACCGGCCTGCGCGACCTGCTGGACCCCGACATCCTCACGGCGCTGGAGGAGGAGCTTCAGTACCTGACGCCGAACCGCCGCGCCCGCGATGGCGAGGATGCCGCCGACTTGCTGCGTCTGCTCGGTCCGCTGTCGACGGCCGAGGCTGCGGCGCGCGGCATCGAAGCGGCGTGGCTGGTGGACCTGGAGAGCGCGCGCCGGATCATCAGGGTCCGTATCGCCGGCGAGGAACGCTGGGCTGCGATCGAGGATGCGGGGCGCTTGCAAGACGCTTTAGGCGTGCCACTGCCTGTGGGCATCCCGGAGGCGTTCACGGCTGTCGTCGCGGACCCGCTCGGCGACTTGGTCGCGCGCTACGCGCGTACGCACGGCCCGTTCAACGCCATCGAGCCCGCGACTCGCTTCGGTATCCCGGCGTCGTCGGTCATCGCAGCCTTGGAACGTCTCGCGGCTGCGGGCCGTGTGTTGTCCGGGGAGTTCCGCCCCGGTGGCAGCGGCATGGAGTGGTGCGACGCCGAGGTGCTGCGCCGCGTGCGCCGCCGGACGATGGCCGCGCTGCGCAAGGAGGCTGAGCCGGTACAGCCGCGGGCGCTGGCGATGCTGCTGCCGGCGTGGCAGTCGGTCGGGCGCGCTGCTGCGTCCCCGTTGCGCGGCACGGACGGCGTTCTCCGGGTAGTGGAGCAATTAGCCGGTGCAGTGGTCCCTGCCTCCGCCTTGGAACGCCTGATCCTGCCCTCCCGGATCGTGGACTACTCCCCGACCATGCTCGACGAGCTGACGTCGTCCGGCGAAGTGGTGTGGGCCGGCGCCGGATCGCTGGCAGGCGACGACGGCTGGGTGACCCTGTGCCCCGCCGAACTCGCGCCCCTGCTCCTTCCCGAACCCTCCGAAGCCCTGGACCCCGGCCCAGTGCACGAGGCGATCCTCGAAGCCCTCGGCGAAGACGCGGCTCTGTTCCTGCGCGGAATCGTCGCGCGCGTCAGCGACACGTTCTCCTCTGGCGAAGTGTTGTCAGGGCTCTGGGACCTCCTGTGGGCCGGCTACATCACCAACGACACCCTGGCACCCCTGCGCGGCCTCCTCGGCTCCGGCAAGAGCGCTCACAAGACCCGCCGTCCGACTCCCCGCGGCCGCTACGCGCGCTTCGGCGTGGCAGCGGTAGCGGCGGACCAGAACGCCTCAGCCGCCGTGAGCCCCTCCGCCGCCGGCCGCTGGTCCCGCCTCGCCCCGCGCATCGCCGACCCGACCCGCCGCGCCCACCTGCTCGGCGAGGTCCTCCTGGACCGCTACGGCGTAGTGACCCGCGGCTCAGTGATGAGCGAGCACATCCCCGGCGGCTACGCGGGCGTCTACTCGGTCCTCTCCGCCTACGAGGAAGCCGGCCGCACCCGCCGCGGCTACTTCGTCGAAGGCCTCGGCGCCGCCCAGTTCGCCGCCGAAGGCGCCGTCGACCGCCTCCGCTCCCTGGCAGCAGCCCTCGAAACCCTCCAGAACCGCGAACACGAAGCCACCGGCGCAGCCCTCGACGACAGCGTCCACAAACTCATGGGCACCCCCCACGAGTACACCCCCCGCCGCCCCAAAAAAGACCCCGAACGCATCGGCGCCCTAGTCCTAGCCGCCACCGACCCCGCCAACGCCTACGGCGCCGCCCTCCCCTGGCCCACCCGCCCCACCCCCGAAGACCCCAACGCCACCACCAACACCGGCCACAAGCCCGGCCGCAAAGCAGGCGCCCTAGTAGTCCTCGTAGACGGCGCCCTAACCCTCTACGTCGAACGCGGCGGCCGCACCCTCCTCTCCTGGACCGAAGACCCAGCGGCCCTCCAACCAGCAGCCGACGCCCTAGCCCTCACCGTCCGAGACGGCTGGCTCGGCAAACTGACCGTCTCCAAAACCGACGGCGAAGACGTCCTCTACGCCGGCAAAACCTCCCCCCTGGCCCAAGCCCTCGCAGCCGCCGGCTTCCGCACCACCCCCTCAGGCCTCCGCCTCCGCAGCTAG
- a CDS encoding MFS transporter — MTAADSRISPDLVAVAGRAAAVQRRTVRVLIGSQILGGIGSSTGFSLSTLLAKEITGNAGLAGLTGTFSSLGAACAAIPLSRIMAARGRRPGLVLGYGAAIVGTLVIVLAARLHAYPLLLGGMALFGSASAVNLQARYAGTDLAPAERRGRSLSMVIWAVTVGSILGPNLGHPAEGTARALGLPPLAGAFLWSGFALCGAALVLGLLLRPDPLLVARELRGEDAAAPERLTLRESFAVIGASPYAVLAIAVVAVSHTVMVSVMSMTPVHMNSDGMSVTVIGLVLSVHITGMYAFSPLVGAAVDRIGRIPVLGAGLVVLSAACLVVGAAPMGSRSYLMAGLLLLGIGWSCGVVAGSTLLTESTPDRVRPSVQGASDFVMQGSSAGGAALAGLVVGTLGYSWLAGLAVALLAPVAVLVVVTAVRRPGVAANIPGRSVQEDVAPQVP, encoded by the coding sequence GTGACCGCAGCCGACTCTCGAATATCCCCCGACCTCGTCGCCGTCGCCGGGCGCGCGGCCGCCGTCCAGCGGCGCACCGTCCGCGTCCTCATCGGCAGCCAGATCCTCGGCGGCATCGGCTCCTCGACCGGGTTCTCGCTGTCGACGCTGCTGGCCAAGGAGATCACCGGGAACGCCGGTCTGGCAGGGCTCACCGGCACCTTCTCCTCGCTCGGCGCGGCCTGCGCCGCCATCCCGCTCTCGCGCATCATGGCCGCTCGCGGCCGGCGCCCCGGCCTGGTCCTGGGCTACGGCGCGGCGATCGTCGGGACCCTGGTCATCGTCCTGGCCGCGCGGCTGCACGCCTATCCGCTGCTGCTCGGCGGGATGGCGCTGTTCGGCTCGGCGTCGGCGGTCAACCTGCAGGCCCGGTACGCCGGCACCGACCTGGCGCCGGCCGAGCGCCGCGGGCGGTCGCTGTCGATGGTGATCTGGGCGGTGACCGTCGGCTCGATCCTCGGGCCCAACCTCGGGCATCCGGCGGAGGGGACGGCGCGGGCGCTCGGGCTGCCGCCGCTGGCCGGGGCGTTCCTGTGGTCGGGGTTCGCGCTGTGCGGAGCCGCGCTCGTGCTCGGGCTGTTGCTGCGTCCTGATCCGCTGCTGGTCGCGCGGGAGCTGCGCGGGGAGGACGCGGCGGCGCCGGAGCGGCTGACGCTGCGGGAGTCCTTCGCCGTGATCGGCGCCTCGCCGTACGCGGTGCTGGCGATCGCGGTCGTCGCCGTCTCGCACACGGTCATGGTCTCGGTGATGTCGATGACGCCGGTGCACATGAACTCCGACGGCATGTCGGTGACGGTGATCGGGCTGGTGTTGTCGGTCCACATCACCGGGATGTACGCGTTCTCCCCGCTGGTCGGCGCCGCGGTGGACCGGATCGGGCGGATCCCGGTGCTCGGCGCGGGATTGGTGGTGCTGAGCGCGGCGTGCCTGGTGGTCGGTGCGGCGCCGATGGGGTCCCGGTCGTACCTGATGGCCGGGTTGCTGCTGCTGGGGATCGGCTGGTCCTGCGGCGTGGTGGCGGGCTCGACGCTGCTCACCGAGTCCACGCCGGACCGGGTGCGGCCCTCGGTGCAGGGCGCCAGCGACTTCGTGATGCAGGGTTCTTCGGCCGGCGGGGCGGCGCTGGCCGGGCTGGTGGTCGGGACGCTCGGGTACTCCTGGCTGGCCGGTCTCGCGGTCGCGCTGCTGGCGCCGGTCGCAGTGCTCGTGGTCGTGACCGCGGTGCGGCGCCCCGGGGTCGCCGCCAACATTCCGGGGCGTTCCGTACAAGAAGACGTGGCACCCCAGGTACCGTGA